The following are encoded in a window of Phaseolus vulgaris cultivar G19833 chromosome 3, P. vulgaris v2.0, whole genome shotgun sequence genomic DNA:
- the LOC137808759 gene encoding serine/threonine-protein kinase SRK2E, producing MHMHMHGYSFGLVKVSRGGTISGLFLHPPTLNPLAHTQPRQTLSAFASSSKTLLFLNQMDPSAITVVPGMDMPIMHDSDRYELVRDIGSGNFGVARLMRDKLTEELVAVKYIERGEKIDENVQREIINHRSLRHPNIVRFKEVILTPTHLAIVMEYASGGELFERICNAGRFSEDEARFFFQQLISGVSYCHAMQVCHRDLKLENTLLDGSPAPRLKICDFGYSKSSVLHSQPKSTVGTPAYIAPEVLLKKEYDGKIADVWSCGVTLYVMLVGAYPFEDPEEPKNFRKTIHRILNVQYSIPDYVHISSECRHLISRIFVADPAKRISIPEIRNHEWFLKNLPSDLMDGNTKNEFEEGDEPTQSIEEIMQIIREATIPAAGSQSPNHDLTGSLDIDEDMDSDPDLDLDSSGEIVYAI from the exons ATGCATATGCATATGCATGGTTACTCATTTGGGTTGGTGAAGGTTTCACGGGGTGGAACCATTTCTGGTCTCTTTCTTCACCCACCAACTCTAAATCCACTGGCCCACACCCAACCACGTCAAACCCTTTCTgcttttgcttcttcttcaaaaACACTTCTTTTTTTAAACCAAATGGATCCCTCTGCTATCACTGTTGTGCCAGGAATGGATATGCCCATCATGCATGACAGTGATCGCTACGAACTTGTGCGTGACATTGGTTCTGGCAACTTCGGTGTAGCCAGGCTCATGAGGGACAAGCTCACCGAGGAACTTGTTGCTGTTAAGTATATTGAGAGAGGTGAAAAG ATAGATGAAAATGTACAGAGGGAAATTATAAATCACAGATCTCTGAGGCATCCCAATATTGTGAGGTTCAAGGAG GTTATATTGACACCAACACATTTGGCAATTGTTATGGAATATGCTTCTGGAGGAGAGCTATTTGAGCGAATATGCAATGCAGGGAGGTTCAGTGAGGATGAG GCACGCTTCTTCTTCCAACAACTTATATCAGGGGTTAGCTATTGTCATGCAATG CAAGTGTGCCATCGCGACTTGAAGTTGGAGAACACATTGTTGGATGGTAGTCCAGCTCCTCGTTTGAAGATTTGTGATTTTGGCTATTCAAAG TCCTCAGTGCTACATTCTCAACCAAAATCTACAGTAGGAACCCCTGCATATATCGCTCCAGAAGTTTTGCTTAAGAAGGAATATGATGGCAAG ATTGCAGATGTGTGGTCTTGTGGGGTGACCCTATATGTCATGTTGGTGGGTGCATATCCATTTGAGGATCCAGAGGAACCTAAAAATTTCCGCAAGACCATACAT AGGATTTTGAATGTTCAGTACTCAATTCCAGACTATGTTCATATATCTTCCGAGTGCCGTCATCTCATATCAAGGATATTTGTTGCTGATCCTGCAAAA AGAATAAGTATTCCTGAGATCAGAAACCACGAGTGGTTTTTGAAGAACCTTCCAAGTGATCTGATGGATGGGAATACGAAGAATGAGTTTGAGGAGGGTGATGAACCAACACAAAGCATTGAAGAAATCATGCAGATAATCAGAGAGGCTACAATTCCTGCAGCTGGATCTCAGTCTCCCAACCATGATCTTACTGGTAGCTTGGATATTGATGAGGACATGGATTCAGATCCTGACCTTGACTTAGATAGCAGTGGAGAAATAGTGTATGCTAT ATGA